One segment of Paraburkholderia caribensis DNA contains the following:
- a CDS encoding LysR family transcriptional regulator — protein MDRFEAMEIFTRVVDANSFSKVSEMLDLPRAKVSRTIQALEEHVGVRLLNRSTRQVSVTEDGALFYERCVRILAEVADAESSLSNKRESPAGTIRVDTSGTLARALLLPSLDDFYQRFPEIDVRLGLADRNIDLIQDGVDCVIRMGMLEESSLVAKRIGSARIVTCASPAYLERHGTPKTLEELSEHQAVNYVSARSGRTFPFEYSVGGEVVKVQMKSVLAVNDGSVYINAGALGHGIIQPSRFMVSELIRQGALTEILTDYESPSTPLSVVYPHRRNLSSRLRAFVDWVSEIAHQNPDLRSKQD, from the coding sequence ATGGACCGCTTTGAGGCAATGGAGATCTTCACTCGCGTGGTGGACGCGAACAGCTTTTCGAAGGTATCGGAAATGCTCGATTTGCCGCGCGCAAAGGTGAGCAGAACAATTCAGGCGCTCGAAGAGCATGTCGGGGTGCGCCTGTTGAACCGTTCGACGCGGCAGGTGAGCGTGACGGAAGATGGCGCACTGTTTTATGAGCGGTGCGTGCGCATCCTCGCCGAAGTCGCGGATGCCGAATCGTCGCTGTCGAACAAGCGGGAAAGTCCGGCGGGCACGATACGCGTCGATACGTCGGGCACGCTTGCGCGCGCGCTGTTGCTGCCTTCGCTCGACGACTTCTATCAACGCTTTCCGGAAATCGACGTGCGCCTCGGTCTCGCGGATCGCAATATCGATCTGATCCAGGACGGCGTGGATTGCGTGATCCGCATGGGCATGCTCGAAGAATCGAGCCTGGTTGCCAAGCGCATCGGCAGCGCGCGCATCGTCACGTGTGCGTCGCCTGCTTATCTGGAACGGCACGGCACGCCGAAGACGCTCGAGGAACTCAGCGAGCATCAGGCTGTGAACTACGTATCGGCGCGCTCGGGCAGAACCTTTCCGTTCGAGTACAGCGTGGGCGGCGAGGTCGTGAAAGTCCAGATGAAGAGCGTGCTCGCCGTGAACGACGGCTCCGTCTATATCAACGCGGGCGCATTGGGCCACGGCATCATCCAGCCGTCGCGCTTCATGGTGTCCGAGTTGATCCGGCAGGGCGCGTTGACGGAAATTCTCACCGACTACGAGAGCCCGTCGACGCCGCTATCCGTGGTCTACCCGCATCGCCGCAATCTCAGTTCGCGGCTGCGTGCATTTGTCGATTGGGTATCGGAAATCGCGCACCAGAATCCCGATCTGCGCAGCAAGCAGGACTGA
- a CDS encoding phasin family protein: MLTTIDELTAAQKAGVQTFFNMTNEAVSGFEKLVQLNLRFLRDNTQRAMNALANGEAPAMAALSRGDVSAIERAALYNRQVFEIFAGTQAAIVRHATAQYEKQISTVQAELGDAAQRAPAGAEVAVTAMNSAITAANTFYESVWKTVQQAVHTAESNVNVMTRSATSGSHAA, encoded by the coding sequence ATGCTCACGACCATCGACGAATTGACTGCTGCACAGAAAGCCGGAGTTCAGACGTTCTTCAACATGACGAACGAGGCGGTCAGCGGCTTTGAGAAACTCGTTCAACTGAACTTGCGCTTCTTGCGCGACAACACGCAGCGCGCGATGAATGCACTCGCCAATGGCGAGGCGCCGGCCATGGCTGCCCTCAGCCGCGGCGACGTGTCGGCGATCGAACGTGCGGCGCTCTATAACCGCCAGGTGTTCGAGATTTTCGCTGGCACGCAGGCCGCGATCGTCCGGCATGCGACGGCGCAATACGAAAAGCAGATCAGCACGGTGCAAGCCGAACTCGGCGACGCTGCGCAGCGCGCGCCGGCAGGCGCCGAGGTCGCGGTGACGGCGATGAATTCGGCCATCACGGCAGCAAACACATTCTATGAAAGTGTCTGGAAAACGGTTCAGCAGGCGGTCCATACGGCCGAGAGCAATGTGAACGTGATGACACGCAGCGCGACGAGTGGCTCGCACGCCGCCTGA
- a CDS encoding DUF4148 domain-containing protein: MKLLKHAAILAAVMGVSATAFAQTTVQPNQPATRGEVRQDLMNVESQGYRPGDGDRTHYPANAQAAERRLSEQQGQGESYGGVVNGTAASGRTSQPMGSRSSDGTKGVYFGQ, from the coding sequence ATGAAACTGCTTAAGCACGCTGCCATTCTTGCCGCCGTCATGGGTGTTTCCGCTACGGCTTTTGCACAAACGACTGTCCAGCCGAACCAGCCCGCAACGCGCGGTGAAGTGAGGCAGGACCTGATGAACGTCGAGAGCCAAGGGTATCGTCCGGGCGACGGCGACCGCACGCACTATCCCGCTAACGCGCAAGCCGCCGAGCGCCGTTTGTCAGAGCAACAAGGGCAGGGCGAAAGCTACGGCGGCGTGGTGAACGGTACGGCGGCATCCGGCCGCACATCACAGCCAATGGGCTCGCGTTCCAGCGACGGCACGAAGGGTGTGTACTTCGGTCAGTAG
- a CDS encoding TetR family transcriptional regulator C-terminal domain-containing protein: MRDSTKSEKRARGRPRAYDADDALSNATDAFWLGGYSGTSLDTLSDATGMNRPSLYAAFGDKHALCLPAGGEPRGCFLIGTAVVESKVDEGVRTRLAQGLKLFDRAFEKRIRRAQTDGELSADADAAVLARVAWAILHSLALRSRAGDSRASLRATAAEGVALICGARNHTAPKAASMTGTRKRFEK; this comes from the coding sequence ATGCGAGACAGTACAAAAAGTGAGAAGCGTGCACGCGGACGGCCGCGTGCGTACGATGCGGACGATGCGCTCAGCAACGCCACCGATGCATTCTGGCTAGGCGGCTATTCGGGCACGTCGCTCGATACGCTGAGCGATGCGACGGGTATGAATCGCCCCAGCCTGTATGCCGCGTTCGGCGACAAGCATGCGCTTTGTCTGCCCGCTGGCGGCGAGCCGCGCGGATGTTTTCTGATCGGCACGGCCGTGGTCGAATCGAAAGTCGACGAAGGCGTGCGCACCAGATTGGCGCAAGGCCTGAAATTATTCGATCGCGCATTCGAAAAGCGCATCCGGCGCGCCCAGACAGACGGCGAGCTTTCAGCCGACGCGGATGCTGCCGTGCTCGCACGCGTCGCATGGGCGATCTTGCATAGTCTTGCATTGCGTTCGCGCGCGGGCGATTCACGCGCCTCGTTGCGGGCGACGGCTGCGGAAGGTGTGGCGCTGATTTGTGGTGCACGCAACCACACCGCACCAAAAGCCGCATCAATGACGGGTACGCGAAAACGGTTCGAGAAATAA
- a CDS encoding VOC family protein — MQVKRIVSNVHAQDAARAQRFYHEILGLDLLMDHGWIRTYGSNQPMTVQISFAQQGGSDTPVPDLSIEVDDVDAACKAMQTAGFAIEYGPVDEPWGVRRFYVRDPFGKLVNILAHREDAGAYTAPPD, encoded by the coding sequence ATGCAGGTCAAACGGATCGTCTCGAATGTCCACGCGCAGGACGCGGCGCGCGCGCAGCGCTTCTATCACGAGATTCTCGGCCTCGATCTGCTGATGGATCACGGCTGGATCCGCACCTACGGATCGAACCAGCCGATGACAGTGCAGATCAGCTTCGCGCAGCAAGGCGGCTCGGACACGCCCGTGCCCGACCTGTCGATCGAAGTCGACGACGTGGACGCCGCCTGTAAAGCGATGCAGACAGCCGGCTTTGCGATCGAATACGGCCCCGTCGACGAACCGTGGGGCGTGCGGCGCTTTTATGTGCGCGACCCGTTCGGCAAGCTCGTCAACATTCTCGCGCACCGCGAGGACGCGGGCGCTTACACGGCCCCACCAGATTGA
- a CDS encoding acetoacetate decarboxylase → MDLESIRKNAFAMPVHNPAFPRPPFRFVNREYFIISYESDPDAIAAAVPAPLKPENTLVHYEFIRMPDSSGFGDYTESGQVISVRDADGRLGNYTHSMYLDDEGPIAAGREIWGFPKKLARPHISVDGNDTLLGTLDYGTQRIATGTMGYKHWTLDMETERAKLADTPNYLLKVIPHVDGTARVCELVRFFLRDVTVLGAWAGPAALELRPHALAPVADLPVRRVVGARQVVANLTLDIGEVAFDYLANAG, encoded by the coding sequence ATGGACCTGGAGTCGATCCGCAAGAACGCGTTTGCAATGCCCGTACACAATCCCGCCTTTCCGCGTCCGCCGTTTCGTTTTGTGAATCGCGAGTACTTCATTATTTCGTACGAATCCGATCCTGATGCGATCGCTGCCGCCGTGCCCGCGCCGCTCAAGCCGGAGAACACGCTGGTGCATTACGAATTTATTCGCATGCCCGATTCGTCCGGATTCGGCGACTACACCGAAAGCGGCCAGGTCATTTCGGTGCGCGACGCGGACGGCCGGCTTGGCAACTACACGCATTCCATGTATCTGGACGACGAAGGCCCGATTGCGGCAGGCCGCGAAATCTGGGGCTTTCCGAAGAAACTCGCGCGTCCGCATATCAGCGTGGACGGCAACGACACGCTGCTCGGCACGCTCGATTACGGCACGCAACGCATCGCGACAGGCACCATGGGTTACAAGCACTGGACGCTCGACATGGAAACCGAGCGCGCGAAACTCGCCGACACGCCGAACTATCTGTTGAAGGTGATCCCGCATGTCGACGGGACGGCGCGCGTGTGCGAGCTGGTGCGCTTCTTTCTGCGCGACGTGACGGTGCTCGGCGCGTGGGCGGGACCGGCCGCGCTCGAATTGCGGCCCCATGCGCTCGCGCCCGTCGCGGATCTGCCCGTACGGCGCGTGGTCGGCGCGCGCCAGGTCGTCGCCAATCTCACGCTCGATATCGGCGAAGTCGCGTTCGACTATCTGGCGAACGCCGGATAG
- a CDS encoding ketopantoate reductase family protein, translating into MKVAVMGAGAVGCYYGGMLARAGHEVVLIGRPQHVEAIETSGLRLQAQSFDEHIPLAASTQASAVQGAKLVLFCVKSTDTHSAALEIKPFLAADTLVLSLQNGVENADEVRKVIAQPVAAAVVYVATEMAGPGHVRHHGRGELVIEPSSASAEVAQALIAAGVPTEISDNVRGALWAKLILNCAYNALSAITQLPYGRLVKGEGVATVMRDIVGECLAVAKADGVTIPGDIDKAVRMIAETMPGQYSSTAQDLSRGKRSEIDHLNGLIVRRGDALGVATPSNRLLHTLVKLIEGK; encoded by the coding sequence ATGAAAGTCGCCGTGATGGGCGCGGGCGCGGTGGGCTGCTACTACGGCGGCATGCTGGCGCGCGCGGGACATGAAGTGGTATTGATCGGACGCCCGCAACACGTCGAGGCGATCGAAACGAGCGGCCTGCGTCTGCAGGCACAATCGTTCGACGAGCACATTCCCCTCGCCGCAAGCACCCAGGCAAGTGCGGTGCAGGGCGCGAAGCTCGTGCTGTTCTGCGTGAAATCGACGGACACGCACAGCGCGGCGCTGGAAATCAAGCCGTTTCTCGCCGCCGATACGCTCGTGCTGTCGCTGCAGAACGGCGTCGAAAACGCCGACGAAGTGCGCAAGGTGATTGCGCAGCCAGTGGCGGCCGCCGTCGTCTATGTCGCGACGGAAATGGCCGGGCCGGGGCACGTGCGGCATCATGGACGCGGCGAACTGGTGATCGAGCCGTCCAGCGCGAGCGCCGAGGTTGCGCAGGCGCTGATCGCGGCAGGCGTGCCCACCGAAATCTCCGACAACGTGCGCGGCGCTCTGTGGGCAAAGCTGATCCTCAACTGCGCTTACAACGCGTTGTCGGCGATCACGCAGCTGCCTTATGGCCGGCTCGTGAAAGGCGAGGGCGTGGCAACCGTGATGCGCGACATCGTCGGCGAGTGTCTCGCTGTCGCGAAGGCCGATGGCGTCACGATTCCCGGCGACATCGACAAGGCCGTACGGATGATTGCCGAGACAATGCCTGGGCAGTATTCATCGACGGCGCAGGATTTGTCGCGCGGCAAGCGCAGCGAGATCGATCACCTGAACGGACTGATCGTGCGGCGTGGCGACGCGCTCGGCGTTGCCACGCCGTCGAACCGCCTGCTGCATACGCTCGTCAAGCTGATCGAAGGCAAGTAG
- a CDS encoding alpha/beta fold hydrolase yields the protein MPKHVSTELLDIAYEESGQPEGWPVVLLHGFPYDVHAYDEVAPLLAAQGARVIVPYLRGYGPTRFLASTTPRSGQQAALGADLLALLDALQIERALLGGYDWGGRAACIVAALYPERVQGLVTVNGYNIQDIAASGRPALPENELRHWYQYYFHGERGRAGLTENRRALCRLLWTLWSPTWRFDDACYARTAASFDHPDFVDVVIHSYRHRFALVAGDPRYDAMERLLAAQPSIPVPTIALDGSTDGVMGIGGTAHHAAHFTGPYEYRVIDGAGHNLPQEAPAAFADALLAVRTRA from the coding sequence ATGCCGAAGCACGTGAGCACCGAACTGCTGGACATCGCCTATGAGGAATCCGGTCAGCCCGAAGGCTGGCCCGTCGTGCTGCTGCACGGTTTTCCGTACGACGTTCACGCCTACGATGAAGTCGCGCCACTGCTTGCCGCGCAAGGCGCGCGCGTGATCGTGCCGTACCTGCGCGGCTACGGGCCGACGCGCTTCCTTGCCTCCACCACGCCGCGCTCCGGCCAGCAGGCGGCGCTCGGCGCCGATCTGCTCGCGCTGCTCGACGCATTGCAGATCGAACGCGCGTTGCTCGGCGGCTACGACTGGGGCGGGCGCGCCGCGTGTATCGTCGCGGCGCTTTATCCAGAGCGCGTGCAGGGGCTCGTGACGGTCAACGGCTACAACATCCAGGACATCGCGGCGTCAGGCAGGCCTGCGCTGCCGGAAAACGAACTGCGTCACTGGTATCAATACTATTTTCACGGCGAGCGCGGCCGTGCTGGCCTCACTGAAAACCGCCGCGCGCTGTGCCGTCTGCTATGGACGCTCTGGTCGCCCACCTGGCGTTTCGACGACGCGTGCTACGCGCGCACGGCAGCATCGTTCGATCATCCGGATTTCGTCGACGTCGTGATTCATTCGTACCGGCATCGCTTTGCATTGGTGGCGGGCGATCCGCGCTACGACGCGATGGAACGGCTGCTCGCCGCGCAGCCGTCCATCCCCGTGCCGACGATCGCGCTCGACGGCAGCACCGACGGCGTGATGGGAATCGGCGGGACCGCGCATCATGCGGCGCATTTCACGGGGCCGTACGAGTACCGCGTGATCGACGGCGCAGGCCACAATCTGCCGCAAGAGGCGCCCGCCGCATTCGCCGACGCATTGCTCGCCGTGCGAACGCGCGCCTGA
- a CDS encoding MFS transporter codes for MKQAHDPATQPCGAFPLHNTPPVADFVDSGPALGTPVTPVPAPPSVGSLRATAILLLGYAILITGNGLLGTLISLRLIQQQAPSIVVGVVQSAYYVGFMLGAVYGGSLIGRVGHHRAFVTFAAASACCALGYAVWDADAVWVALRFITGFCLVGIFTVVESWLHQVASNAQRGRVFSAYLITNYLGVGIGQFLIGLADPAGFELFSAVAALFTASLIPVALAGTAPGLIAAHDTHAGASCGARLARGLSGLQTIYRWAPLGVVACLAAGLLNSAFYTMQPVFMWRVGYSVPDVSHFMGFALLAALVPQWPVARLADLFDRRKVLLCLAALAGSLSVVLFMLRDGVLIEAFGYLYVAVAFSMYGVVTSYVNDCVPADERIAVSAGLLLIFSLGASGGPTLASAMMAVAGPAGLYLFTALVMGLLALLTLRDLCTKTPARRVADAH; via the coding sequence ATGAAACAGGCACACGATCCGGCGACCCAGCCGTGCGGCGCATTCCCTCTGCACAACACGCCACCCGTCGCCGATTTCGTCGACAGCGGCCCCGCCCTCGGTACGCCTGTCACGCCCGTGCCCGCGCCGCCTTCCGTCGGCAGCCTGCGCGCCACTGCCATCCTGCTGCTCGGCTACGCGATCCTCATCACGGGCAACGGCCTGCTCGGCACGCTGATCTCGCTGCGGCTCATCCAGCAGCAGGCGCCGTCGATCGTCGTCGGCGTCGTGCAGTCCGCGTATTACGTCGGCTTCATGCTGGGCGCCGTGTATGGCGGCTCATTGATCGGGCGCGTCGGCCATCACCGCGCGTTCGTCACCTTCGCGGCGGCGTCCGCCTGTTGCGCGCTCGGCTACGCAGTGTGGGACGCGGACGCGGTCTGGGTGGCGCTGCGCTTCATCACGGGCTTTTGTCTCGTCGGCATTTTCACCGTGGTCGAAAGCTGGTTGCATCAGGTCGCGAGCAACGCGCAGCGCGGGCGCGTGTTCTCCGCCTATCTGATCACGAACTATCTCGGCGTCGGCATTGGCCAGTTTCTGATTGGCCTCGCGGACCCGGCGGGCTTCGAACTGTTCAGCGCGGTCGCCGCGCTGTTCACCGCGTCGCTGATTCCCGTTGCGCTGGCGGGCACGGCACCCGGCCTGATCGCCGCGCACGACACTCATGCGGGTGCTTCCTGCGGCGCGCGGCTCGCGCGCGGCCTGTCGGGCTTGCAGACCATCTACCGATGGGCGCCGCTCGGCGTCGTCGCATGCCTCGCGGCGGGCCTGCTCAACAGCGCGTTCTACACGATGCAGCCGGTGTTCATGTGGCGCGTCGGCTATTCGGTGCCGGACGTGTCGCATTTCATGGGCTTCGCGCTGCTCGCCGCGCTCGTGCCGCAGTGGCCCGTCGCGCGGCTCGCCGATCTGTTCGACCGGCGCAAGGTGCTGCTGTGCCTCGCGGCGCTCGCCGGGTCGCTGAGCGTCGTGCTGTTCATGCTGCGCGACGGCGTGCTGATCGAAGCATTCGGTTATCTGTATGTCGCCGTGGCGTTCTCGATGTATGGCGTCGTCACGTCGTATGTGAACGACTGCGTTCCCGCCGACGAGCGGATCGCCGTCAGCGCGGGCCTGCTGCTGATCTTCTCGCTCGGCGCGAGCGGCGGGCCAACGCTCGCGTCGGCGATGATGGCGGTCGCCGGGCCCGCCGGTCTCTATCTCTTCACGGCTCTCGTGATGGGCCTGCTCGCGCTGCTGACGCTGCGCGACCTGTGCACGAAGACGCCGGCGCGGCGCGTCGCCGACGCGCATTAG
- a CDS encoding glycosyltransferase family 4 protein produces MKIGLSCNALKYSGGLERYAIEVTRGLVAAGIKLAVFGRAFDPKLPESRLVEPHRINVSFLPGKWRDEWFSRRLSAMRRDAKVDVLIGCNRVEASEIAICGGTHLGFLSATRRAPSFFDRRQIALERRQYRRARFVVAHSPQMRDELRLLYGVDDAKIRVLYPPVDNGRFSPVTDDERRALRKRLGFADGEIVLLFPSSSHERKGLPLIEAALRDLDLPVVVAVAGRPPERTSQRLRYIGYVNAIEDGYRAADYTILASSYEPFGLVGVESAMCGTPVILSSNIGCHDVIAPQAKLVFAPNDVDSLRRVLTDAVRSAREARHARSTFSGDAVLYDPCIARHVSDLLALADQVGSDHV; encoded by the coding sequence ATGAAAATCGGATTGTCGTGCAATGCACTGAAGTACAGCGGGGGCCTCGAACGCTATGCGATCGAGGTGACACGGGGACTCGTCGCGGCCGGGATCAAGCTGGCCGTGTTCGGCCGCGCGTTCGATCCGAAGTTGCCGGAAAGCCGCCTCGTCGAACCGCATCGGATCAACGTGTCGTTCCTGCCCGGGAAGTGGCGGGACGAATGGTTTTCGCGGCGCCTGAGCGCGATGCGGCGTGACGCAAAAGTGGACGTGCTGATCGGCTGCAATCGCGTCGAAGCATCGGAGATCGCGATTTGCGGCGGCACGCATCTGGGCTTTCTCAGCGCGACGAGGCGCGCGCCGTCGTTCTTCGATCGCCGCCAGATTGCGCTGGAGCGCCGTCAATATCGGCGCGCACGCTTTGTCGTCGCGCATTCGCCGCAGATGCGCGACGAATTGCGGTTGCTGTACGGCGTCGACGACGCGAAGATCCGCGTGCTGTATCCGCCCGTCGACAACGGCCGCTTCTCGCCCGTCACCGACGACGAGCGGCGCGCATTGCGCAAGCGTCTCGGTTTTGCCGACGGCGAAATCGTGCTGCTGTTTCCGTCGAGCAGTCACGAGCGCAAGGGACTGCCGTTGATCGAAGCCGCATTGCGCGATCTCGATCTGCCCGTCGTGGTCGCGGTGGCAGGGCGTCCGCCCGAACGCACGTCGCAGCGGCTGCGCTATATCGGCTACGTGAACGCGATCGAAGACGGCTACCGTGCAGCCGACTATACGATTCTCGCGTCGAGCTACGAGCCGTTCGGTCTCGTCGGCGTCGAATCGGCGATGTGCGGCACGCCCGTGATCCTGTCGTCGAATATCGGTTGCCACGATGTGATCGCGCCGCAGGCCAAGCTCGTGTTCGCGCCGAACGACGTCGACAGCTTGCGCCGTGTGCTGACGGACGCGGTGCGCAGCGCGCGGGAAGCACGGCACGCGCGGTCGACGTTCTCAGGCGATGCGGTGCTGTACGACCCGTGCATCGCGCGGCATGTGTCGGATCTGCTTGCGCTGGCGGATCAGGTGGGATCGGACCACGTGTAG
- a CDS encoding glycosyltransferase family 9 protein, whose product MDVTMPDSVRLASIRRVAFVMSNAIGDSLVSMVIVQNLRASGIDVCVFGTPIFALRHWFPHVEIHPLPREADCATRLETFDAVLQMHRHQPFAHLAGAHPHVIDLHDIEYADAPGCMAERFAHFCRTRFGIVTGTTENGITAPATLKHRRYRHRVVIHPEASTDDKRWTRARFITLARRLQALGYEVCFVIAPNERARWSDLERLGIAAPAFDDLHALACWLYESGWFIGNDSGIGHLASNLSVPTISLFRRRAVAERWRPAWGTVRVVLPWQWLPTARLKEKFWREALTCRRVVAVFRQLAEQG is encoded by the coding sequence GTGGACGTGACAATGCCGGACAGCGTGCGCCTCGCGTCGATCAGGCGAGTCGCGTTTGTGATGTCGAATGCAATCGGCGATTCGCTGGTTTCGATGGTGATCGTGCAGAACCTGCGCGCAAGCGGTATCGACGTCTGCGTGTTCGGCACGCCGATTTTCGCGCTGCGGCACTGGTTTCCGCATGTCGAGATTCATCCGCTGCCACGCGAGGCGGACTGCGCAACACGCCTCGAAACATTCGATGCCGTTCTGCAAATGCATCGGCATCAGCCGTTTGCGCATCTTGCGGGCGCGCATCCCCATGTGATCGATCTGCACGATATCGAGTACGCCGATGCGCCCGGCTGCATGGCGGAGCGCTTCGCGCATTTTTGCCGTACACGCTTCGGTATCGTCACGGGCACGACTGAGAACGGCATCACGGCGCCCGCGACGCTGAAGCACCGGCGGTATCGGCATCGTGTCGTGATTCATCCCGAGGCCAGCACCGACGACAAGCGCTGGACGCGCGCGCGTTTCATTACGCTGGCGAGGCGCCTGCAGGCGCTCGGTTACGAAGTGTGCTTCGTGATCGCACCCAACGAGCGGGCACGCTGGAGCGACCTGGAAAGGCTCGGCATCGCCGCGCCCGCATTCGACGATCTGCATGCGCTCGCGTGCTGGCTGTATGAGTCGGGCTGGTTCATCGGCAACGATTCGGGTATCGGCCATCTGGCATCGAATCTGTCCGTTCCGACCATCAGCCTGTTCCGCCGCCGGGCCGTGGCGGAGCGCTGGCGTCCGGCGTGGGGCACCGTGCGCGTCGTGTTGCCGTGGCAATGGCTGCCGACGGCGCGGCTGAAGGAAAAGTTCTGGCGCGAGGCGCTGACGTGTCGACGCGTTGTCGCTGTGTTCAGGCAATTGGCGGAGCAGGGCTAA
- a CDS encoding glycosyltransferase family 9 protein yields MQHANDSALNVAVTTSPALGDSLLLMTVARNLQLSGKTVTVFSQHMQALRDWFPGIDIQPALRDDEVDARLRPFHTIIQLHANRPVPRLEQRHPDVLVLEHLCRAPSTEPMAARLAQFCRESLRLQHAEPGNGLAVPAGLVHRKHPLRVAIHPTASTPDKRWLAPRFVRLALALKAKGFEPHFIVTDEERADWEHVQQHGIGLPRLGTLDNVAAWLVESGWFIGNDSGIGHLASCLRVPTLSLFMRRGIARTWRPGWGAGKVLVGGAWLPTGRLKERGWKYALSVNQVLRAFQQLQHEAA; encoded by the coding sequence ATGCAGCACGCCAACGATTCGGCTTTGAACGTAGCGGTGACGACGTCGCCGGCGTTGGGTGATTCGCTGCTGCTGATGACCGTCGCGCGCAATCTGCAATTGAGCGGCAAGACAGTCACCGTGTTCAGTCAGCACATGCAGGCGTTGCGCGACTGGTTTCCCGGCATCGATATCCAGCCTGCCCTGCGCGACGACGAGGTCGACGCGCGGCTGCGCCCATTCCATACCATCATCCAGCTTCACGCCAACCGCCCGGTGCCGCGCCTCGAGCAGCGCCATCCGGACGTGCTGGTGCTGGAGCATTTGTGCCGCGCGCCTTCGACGGAACCGATGGCGGCCCGCCTCGCGCAGTTCTGCCGCGAGTCGCTGCGTCTGCAGCACGCGGAGCCTGGCAATGGCCTCGCGGTTCCGGCAGGGCTGGTTCATCGCAAGCACCCATTGCGCGTGGCAATTCATCCGACGGCCAGCACGCCCGACAAGCGCTGGCTCGCGCCGCGTTTCGTGCGCCTTGCGCTGGCGCTGAAAGCAAAGGGCTTCGAGCCGCATTTCATCGTGACCGACGAAGAGCGTGCCGACTGGGAACACGTGCAACAGCACGGTATTGGCTTGCCGCGCCTCGGCACGCTCGATAACGTCGCCGCGTGGCTCGTGGAAAGCGGCTGGTTCATCGGCAACGATTCGGGCATTGGTCATCTTGCGTCGTGCCTTCGGGTGCCGACGCTGTCGCTCTTCATGCGCCGCGGCATCGCGCGCACGTGGCGTCCGGGCTGGGGCGCGGGCAAGGTGCTGGTTGGCGGCGCGTGGCTGCCGACGGGACGGCTCAAGGAACGCGGCTGGAAGTACGCGCTGTCGGTGAATCAGGTGCTGCGCGCATTCCAGCAATTGCAACACGAGGCCGCCTGA